The Nostoc sp. 'Lobaria pulmonaria (5183) cyanobiont' DNA window ATTTGATATTTGGTCATCTAATAAATTAATTTCGTCTACGTACAGTACACCTCGGTTTGCTGTAGCGAGTAATCCCGGCTGAAAAATGGTATCACCTTGTTTTACCGACTTTTCCACATCCACTGAACCGAGGAGTCGGTCTTCTGTAATACCTAGAGGGATTTGCAAAAAAGGTGCGGGAATAATTTCGACGGGAACATCTTGAATATCTTTGTCTGCGTACTCCGCCAAAAGTTGATCGTCCCATTCTTCAGGGTGATTGGGATCACAATTGCTGATTGAACTTTTGACAACTTCAATCGGCGGTAGTAGAGCGTGGATAGCACGAGCCATTACAGATTTTGCCGTACCGCGACGACCTGCGATCGCTACTCCTCCCAAACCAGGATCGACTGCGGCTAATAGCAAGGCTAATTTAATTGCTTCTTGACCGATTACGGCTGTCAAGGGAAAAGCAGTGATAGTAGGGTTGATAGTGGGCGCAGGCATTGTTTGCTTTCATAGCGAGTCTCGGCCTTTAGCATACCAATTTCTGACACATTTAGAATAAGTATTATCGCAATCAGAGAAAGGTAAGGTTATGAGTATTGCTCAGGCTAAACGCTTCACACTGGATGAATACCACAGGCTTGGAGAATTGGGCTTTTTCCATGAAGATGACCACATTGAATTAATCAACGGGGAAATTATTGAAATGGCATCCAAAGGTACAGCCCATGAAACTTGTTTAAGAAAACTGTGGAAGGAACTCCCCAAAATACTGGGAGACAAGGCCACTTTGCAATCTCAAGCCCCGATTGCTTTGCCACCTAACAGTGAACCTGAACCAGATTTTGCGATTCTTCAAAACCGTGCTGATGATTATCTATCGGCTCATCCTAAACCTGCTGATGTGTTTTTGGTAATGGAGGTTTCAGATTCTTCTTTAGGCTATGACCAAGATGTGAAAATACCTCTCTATGCTAAAGCAGGTATTACTTATTATTGGATATTCAATTTATTGGATAATTATTTGGAAGCTTACAGTGAACCATATCAGGATAATCAAGGCAGATATGGTTATTCAAATAAGCGAATTTTCTTGTCAAATGAGGTAATAAATTTTCCTTGTTTCCCTGACTTATCTCTTGATTTAGCTAGGGTGTTTCCACCAAAGCTGAACTTTTAAACTTTGTTATAGAATTCAGTCATAAGATAAAAGAGTAAGTTTTATGGCTTATAGTGATTTTAAACTTATTGAAGTTATTGATTCCTTTGGGTTAGTTATCCACGAGTCATCTGGATTATTTGCGACTGTGCAGGAGCAAGAAGGCAGTAATTTATTATCTACTATACTTAAAGAAAATGTTGATTTAGCGGTAGCGATAAGTTCAGAGAAAGCTCGAAGTGAAATGATAATTAGTCCAATTTTATTAGAAATTAGACGCAAGTTTAATTATAAAATAAGTTTTTTTTCTGGAGTTGATTTTACTGTTGATAGCCAGCGAGGATTAAACGGCTTTTGTGATTTTATTTTGAGTCTTTCTTCGGAGCAGCTGCTTGTACGTAGTCCGGTGATTGTCTTAGTAGAAAGTAAAAATGAGAATTTGAGGTCTGGTTTAGCACAATGTATTGCCGAAATGGTAGCTGCCCAATTATTTAATGAGAGAGGTGGAAATCAAATCAAAGCTATATATGGTGCTGTTACTATCGGTACTATCTGGCAATTTCTCAAGCTTGAAGGTAATGTAGTTTCGATTGATTTGAGTGAATATTATATTAAGGATATTAAGAGAATTTTAGGTATTTTGTATAGTGCGATCGCGCAAAACAAGCCATAAATTATTTATTAGCTAAGATATTATTTAAATAAATGCTGGTTTTGAAATAATACTATAGATGATTTTTAAAGTTGATAAATGGCAGGCGATGTCTTACGACAAGGTGCTATGCTTTTACGAAATCTTCATAAATAACTATATTGACATCGAGCATCAGATATGACAATGTGTACTTAAGACAGCAAAATAACCGCACTCTAAAGCGCAGGTTTTTGGTGTTGTCTCAGCAGCAGAATTCCTAGTTTCCTGCCGAGCTTCGTGTTATCCCTTCGGCTGAATATATCAGCCCAATGTCAAGTCAACTGATTGACTAGACTTTCAACGGGAAGACAAGATGTTTGGATGAATGTTCAGGGGAAAGGATGACGCGAAACTTGGTAGGAAGCCAGGAATTCTACGGCTGAGACTTGAACCAAAAGAACGTGACGGTAGAGAGCTTTATAGCAGTGAAGTACTTTTTGAGTACAAATTCCTCCTTTAAAGTTCTACTACTGCTAGATGTGTAATTTGTTGAAGCTGTCCAGTTCACCAAAGAATACTGGATATATTACAATGCCACACGTTAATCAATCTTCCAAAAAACAAACAAGCCAGCAGCTACCTCTACTTTCCATTTATTGGGATTATCAAAACGCTAAATTAAGTCCATCTCAGGCTAAATCATTGCTGGATTTAGCCCAATCCAAAGGGTGTGTAATTAGCATAAATGTCTACTACAATTCACAGCGTGAAGATCAAACTGCTGTAAAGGATGATTTAGGCAATCTTGGTTTTAACTGTGTTAATGTTCCCTGTCCTTTAAAAAATAGTGCAGATAACCAATTAATAGCCGACTGCTTAGAGGAGATTCACAGTAATATGTCTCCAGATAAAATTATGCTCATATCAGGAGATGGAGACTTTGTAAAATTGGTTCATAATCTGCAAAAATTAGGGAAACAAGCTATTATCCTTGCTCAAATAGGTAATGTAAAACAAAAGCTTAAAGGATTGGCTAATGAATTTTACTTTTTAGAAGATTTATCCCGATTAATTAGCGATAAAAATCAGCCTCCAATTATTTCCCTTGTGTCTCAGATTAATTACAATGAGGCTGTAGGGTGTCTAATTGAAGCTATCAAAACTGCCTCAAGCCAAGGTAAGTCTACCGTATTTGGTCGCATTGATAAATTGATGCGTCAAGGTTGTGCTAACTATCAAGGATACTTATCTATTTCTACAGATGATGGCAAGAAATTTAAGAGTTTTAGCCAGTTTATTGATGTTGCTGTAAAAGATGGCAAAGTCCGAAAGCAAAATCAGGAGTTATTTTTAACTGAATTAGATATACTGGCTGCCTAAAATACCTTTGAAAAACCCAGTTTCTATTCAACTGGGTTTTACCAAGACACCGCGATTTGCGGTTTTTTTCTGTCTGTAAAAAGCAATACTTGTAAAGTTTCCCAACAGTCTCTTTTTGCAACAAAACACAATATAAAAATGCACAGACTTCTAATATTCCATGATGAAAAACTTCTACGCCGTGCGCTTACCCACCGTTCTTATGTCCATGAAAACCCCGGAGAAGGCGAACATAATGAACGCCTAGAATTCCTTGG harbors:
- a CDS encoding Uma2 family endonuclease, which encodes MSIAQAKRFTLDEYHRLGELGFFHEDDHIELINGEIIEMASKGTAHETCLRKLWKELPKILGDKATLQSQAPIALPPNSEPEPDFAILQNRADDYLSAHPKPADVFLVMEVSDSSLGYDQDVKIPLYAKAGITYYWIFNLLDNYLEAYSEPYQDNQGRYGYSNKRIFLSNEVINFPCFPDLSLDLARVFPPKLNF
- a CDS encoding NYN domain-containing protein, giving the protein MPHVNQSSKKQTSQQLPLLSIYWDYQNAKLSPSQAKSLLDLAQSKGCVISINVYYNSQREDQTAVKDDLGNLGFNCVNVPCPLKNSADNQLIADCLEEIHSNMSPDKIMLISGDGDFVKLVHNLQKLGKQAIILAQIGNVKQKLKGLANEFYFLEDLSRLISDKNQPPIISLVSQINYNEAVGCLIEAIKTASSQGKSTVFGRIDKLMRQGCANYQGYLSISTDDGKKFKSFSQFIDVAVKDGKVRKQNQELFLTELDILAA